One genomic segment of Clavelina lepadiformis chromosome 3, kaClaLepa1.1, whole genome shotgun sequence includes these proteins:
- the LOC143449396 gene encoding transmembrane emp24 domain-containing protein 6-like isoform X2 — protein sequence MVGGLKSRFRENYLHVAWLLLLAEVVEVLTASTAMSSNAIIAEVRRPNGESLYRVHLNSEAESPMWDITSKGDYEFCFNNFMAKFLEKKIEVFIGIIHPHVFDEVKQLGNDTVEMYHNMTEQVWNILGTVFHVVHSMHFMRNFANVDMTNALANLAFVNRCSIVLILLIVTIAWLQTYSLKRLFHSRIHRSSEKPRA from the exons ATGGTGGGAGGTCTTAAGAGTAGGTTTAGGGAAAATTATCTGCATGTAGCTTGGCTTTTGCTCTTGGCCGAAGTGGTTGAG GTTCTCACTGCATCCACTGCGATGTCGTCAAATGCGATTATCGCTGAAGTGCGCAGGCCAAATGGAGAGTCATTATACCGGGTCCATCTGAATTCAGAAGCGGAATCGCCGATGTGGGACATTACATCTAAAG GAGATTATGAGTTTTGTTTCAACAATTTTATGGCAAAATTTCTGGAGAAGaaaattgaagtttttattGGAATAATACACCCTCATGTTTTTGACGAAGTAAAACAACTAGGAAACGATACTGTTGAAATGTACCATAATATGACG GAGCAAGTGTGGAACATCCTTGGTACGGTTTTCCACGTTGTACATTCGATGCATTTCATGAGAAACTTTGCAAACGTTGATATGACCAACGCGTTAGCAAATCTTGCGTTTGTAAACAG ATGCTCCATTGTTCTAATACTGCTAATCGTAACGATTGCTTGGTTGCAAACATACTCATTGAAGAGGTTATTTCATAGCAGAATCCATCGATCTTCTGAGAAACCTCGAGCCTAA
- the LOC143449396 gene encoding transmembrane emp24 domain-containing protein 5-like isoform X1 — translation MFLLFFICILAAKPVVVQLEKSEVSEDYQYQARVTYEFSFVLQPRDRQCFYQPIYSGSKLKFSYKVLTASTAMSSNAIIAEVRRPNGESLYRVHLNSEAESPMWDITSKGDYEFCFNNFMAKFLEKKIEVFIGIIHPHVFDEVKQLGNDTVEMYHNMTEQVWNILGTVFHVVHSMHFMRNFANVDMTNALANLAFVNRCSIVLILLIVTIAWLQTYSLKRLFHSRIHRSSEKPRA, via the exons atgtttttattattttttatctgcATTTTGGCAGCAAAACCAGTTGTTGTTCAACTGGAAAAAAGTGAAGTATCGGAGGATTATCAATATCAAGCTAGAGTAACCTACGAATTTTCATTTGTCCTACAGCCGCGAGATCGACAATGCTTTTATCAACCCATTTACAGTggatcaaaattaaaattttcgtaCAAG GTTCTCACTGCATCCACTGCGATGTCGTCAAATGCGATTATCGCTGAAGTGCGCAGGCCAAATGGAGAGTCATTATACCGGGTCCATCTGAATTCAGAAGCGGAATCGCCGATGTGGGACATTACATCTAAAG GAGATTATGAGTTTTGTTTCAACAATTTTATGGCAAAATTTCTGGAGAAGaaaattgaagtttttattGGAATAATACACCCTCATGTTTTTGACGAAGTAAAACAACTAGGAAACGATACTGTTGAAATGTACCATAATATGACG GAGCAAGTGTGGAACATCCTTGGTACGGTTTTCCACGTTGTACATTCGATGCATTTCATGAGAAACTTTGCAAACGTTGATATGACCAACGCGTTAGCAAATCTTGCGTTTGTAAACAG ATGCTCCATTGTTCTAATACTGCTAATCGTAACGATTGCTTGGTTGCAAACATACTCATTGAAGAGGTTATTTCATAGCAGAATCCATCGATCTTCTGAGAAACCTCGAGCCTAA